A portion of the Acidobacteriaceae bacterium genome contains these proteins:
- a CDS encoding glucoamylase family protein: MAGAAIAPVIPSLAWAAPASTLSKEDDAFLDDMQRRGLRYFWEQASPKTGQVLDRARWDNNTGKIDSRPMASIACTGFALTAFCIADKRGYMPRAQLVERVRNTLRFHVNKMENVHGFFSHFNDVELGYPYQGSEISPIDTTLLLCGVLTAREHFKSDAEIHRLATELYSRIEWPWMLNGGTTFAMGYRNNRFIDSRWDHFCELMMMVLLAIGSPTHPVEPSAWDAFTRPVMKFEDYSYISSHDPLFVHQYSHAYFDFRNKRDKYANYFENSITATKAHEAWCLSLGKPYSEDYWGISASDSANGYQAWGGPPKLGTVDGSVVPYATAGSLPFTPDACMRVQKSLKAKYGSKVYGRYGFRDAFHPDANWYDADVLGIDLGISVVMAENLRSGFVWDTFMKNPEVKIAMSKAGFRPE, encoded by the coding sequence ATGGCAGGCGCAGCGATTGCGCCTGTCATCCCTTCTCTTGCCTGGGCGGCACCAGCCTCCACGCTCAGCAAAGAGGACGATGCTTTCCTCGACGATATGCAGCGCCGCGGCCTTCGTTACTTCTGGGAGCAGGCCAGCCCGAAGACGGGTCAAGTGCTTGACCGCGCTCGCTGGGATAACAACACAGGCAAAATCGATTCGCGCCCCATGGCAAGCATCGCCTGCACAGGCTTCGCGCTTACCGCGTTCTGTATCGCCGATAAGCGTGGCTACATGCCCCGCGCACAGCTCGTCGAGCGTGTGCGCAATACGCTTCGCTTCCATGTAAACAAGATGGAGAACGTGCACGGCTTCTTCTCGCACTTCAATGATGTGGAGCTTGGCTATCCGTATCAAGGCAGCGAAATTTCGCCGATCGATACAACGCTGCTTCTCTGCGGTGTGCTCACGGCTCGCGAACACTTCAAAAGCGATGCAGAGATTCACCGCCTGGCCACCGAACTCTACTCACGCATCGAGTGGCCCTGGATGCTCAACGGTGGCACGACCTTCGCGATGGGCTATCGCAACAACCGCTTCATCGACTCGCGCTGGGACCACTTCTGCGAGCTCATGATGATGGTGCTGCTGGCCATCGGCTCACCCACGCATCCTGTTGAGCCCAGCGCATGGGACGCCTTCACGCGCCCCGTGATGAAGTTTGAGGATTACAGCTACATCTCCTCGCACGATCCTCTCTTCGTTCATCAGTACAGCCATGCGTACTTCGACTTCCGCAATAAGCGTGACAAGTACGCAAACTACTTCGAAAACTCGATCACCGCAACCAAGGCGCACGAGGCCTGGTGCCTCTCGCTCGGCAAGCCGTATTCGGAAGACTACTGGGGCATCTCGGCATCAGACTCAGCCAACGGATATCAAGCCTGGGGTGGCCCGCCGAAGCTCGGTACCGTTGATGGTTCGGTGGTGCCCTACGCCACGGCGGGCTCGCTTCCCTTCACGCCAGATGCTTGTATGCGTGTGCAGAAGTCGCTCAAGGCAAAGTACGGCAGCAAGGTTTATGGCCGTTACGGTTTCCGGGATGCTTTTCATCCGGACGCAAACTGGTACGACGCCGACGTGCTTGGCATTGACCTCGGCATTAGCGTTGTCATGGCTGAGAATCTTCGCAGCGGCTTTGTCTGGGACACGTTCATGAAGAACCCGGAAGTGAAGATCGCGATGAGCAAGGCAGGCTTCCGGCCCGAATAA
- the recN gene encoding DNA repair protein RecN, with the protein MLLELRAENYAVIDHAVAEFGPGLNLLTGETGAGKSILIDALALLLGGKASSDLVRHGAEKAVVGCVFEATPGAEEILEANGVDPEGGEILLRREIAANGKGRVFINNQPATVAVLRQLAPELALVHAQSETLTSFDAAQQRQLLDRYASISTEECAAAYVRWRTLQNQIDELRSAEQDRLRLLDLWSFQAREIYAAAITDAEEDALLETEKRVLANSERLFTGANAAQELLYEAETSAESLLGAALRHVDDLSRYDPRFTEISQQLAAAKASVEDAATTLRDLAGSITASPDRLAEIEDRLAALDRLKRKYGATLAEVIAFYEDVAQKLSDLENRDARLIELEKELMAAAGAYRKQADVLTETRNAAGKKLARLAEKQINDLAMSVRFAVEIRSDTQESAWAATGWDTISCLIATNTGEPLKPLTEIASGGEMSRVMLALKVSVEEGAASARRRRTPLPRTLVFDEIDIGIGGRAAEAVGQKLKTLAAGQQVLCITHLPQIAAFADQHFLIEKETRRGRTHTGVRRIERPERIEEIARMLSGAELTETSRAHAEQMLNASA; encoded by the coding sequence ATGCTGCTCGAACTGCGCGCAGAAAACTACGCTGTTATCGACCACGCGGTCGCCGAGTTCGGGCCGGGGCTAAACCTGTTGACCGGCGAAACCGGTGCGGGTAAGTCGATCCTAATTGACGCTCTGGCACTGCTGCTGGGAGGCAAAGCTTCTTCCGACCTGGTGCGTCATGGGGCTGAAAAAGCTGTTGTTGGCTGCGTTTTTGAAGCGACGCCCGGCGCAGAAGAGATTCTGGAAGCGAATGGGGTAGACCCCGAAGGCGGCGAGATTTTGCTGCGCCGCGAGATTGCCGCAAACGGTAAAGGGCGGGTGTTCATCAATAATCAGCCTGCTACGGTTGCGGTGCTGCGACAGCTTGCTCCGGAACTCGCGCTGGTTCATGCGCAATCAGAGACGTTGACGAGTTTTGATGCTGCGCAGCAGCGCCAGTTGCTGGATCGCTACGCCAGTATTTCGACGGAAGAGTGCGCTGCGGCCTACGTGCGCTGGCGCACGCTGCAGAACCAGATTGACGAACTGCGCTCTGCCGAGCAGGACCGTTTGCGTCTGCTCGACCTGTGGAGCTTCCAGGCGCGTGAAATTTATGCGGCCGCGATCACGGATGCGGAGGAAGACGCGCTGCTGGAGACAGAGAAGCGCGTGCTGGCGAACTCCGAACGTTTGTTTACTGGAGCGAACGCCGCGCAGGAATTGCTGTACGAAGCGGAGACTTCGGCGGAGTCGCTGCTGGGCGCTGCGTTGCGCCACGTTGATGATCTTTCTCGCTACGATCCGCGCTTCACGGAGATTTCTCAGCAACTCGCGGCGGCCAAGGCCTCTGTAGAAGACGCGGCTACGACTCTGCGTGATCTGGCTGGAAGCATCACGGCATCGCCTGATCGTCTGGCTGAGATTGAAGATCGGCTGGCCGCTCTGGATCGGTTGAAGCGAAAGTATGGAGCGACGCTGGCAGAAGTTATCGCTTTTTACGAAGATGTAGCGCAGAAGCTTTCTGATCTTGAGAACCGCGATGCTCGCCTGATTGAGCTCGAAAAAGAGTTGATGGCTGCGGCAGGCGCTTATCGCAAGCAGGCTGACGTTCTAACCGAAACGAGAAATGCAGCAGGGAAGAAGCTTGCTCGTCTGGCGGAAAAGCAGATCAACGATCTGGCAATGAGCGTGCGCTTTGCCGTCGAAATTCGATCGGATACGCAGGAGTCTGCCTGGGCCGCGACGGGCTGGGATACGATCTCCTGCCTGATTGCGACCAATACCGGCGAGCCTCTGAAGCCGCTTACGGAGATCGCTTCGGGTGGTGAAATGTCGCGCGTGATGCTGGCGCTGAAGGTTTCGGTGGAAGAGGGCGCGGCTTCGGCACGCCGGAGGCGCACACCGCTGCCGCGTACGCTGGTCTTTGACGAAATCGACATCGGTATCGGCGGTCGAGCGGCAGAAGCCGTTGGGCAGAAACTGAAGACGCTTGCGGCTGGGCAGCAAGTGCTCTGCATTACGCATCTGCCGCAGATCGCAGCCTTTGCCGATCAGCATTTCCTGATCGAAAAGGAGACACGCCGCGGCCGGACACATACGGGCGTTCGTCGTATCGAACGACCGGAACGTATTGAAGAGATTGCGCGAATGCTCTCTGGCGCAGAGCTGACGGAGACGTCACGAGCGCACGCGGAACAGATGCTGAACGCGTCAGCTTAG
- the hpnH gene encoding adenosyl-hopene transferase HpnH — translation MAVPVSQAFTVMSYVLKQKLKGRKRYPLVMMLEPLFRCNLACAGCGKIQYPAHILKAELTPEQCWAAAEECDTPMVSIPGGEPLLHPQMPEIVAGLVARKKYVYMCTNALLLKEKLHLFKPSKYLSFSVHVDGEREHHDFGVCREGGYDIAMGGIRAAVDAGFRVTTNTTLFDGADPNSVRRHFDQLMEAGVESMMVSPGYTYDKAPDQQHFLGKAKSRRMFRAILSNRKKSWEFNTHPLFSEFLMGKQNFECTPWGMPTYSIFGWQKPCYLLQDGYADTFQELMEATEWENYGAKSGNPRCANCMVHSGHEASAVDYNFSSLKGFIQTAKRYMFKPTYEDADAMKLLNEWPAQTHGPLVQIANGNTTNVVVKTSIQETSTVSGD, via the coding sequence ATGGCCGTACCCGTTTCCCAAGCGTTCACCGTAATGTCCTACGTCCTGAAGCAAAAGCTGAAGGGCCGCAAGCGTTACCCGTTGGTGATGATGCTGGAACCGCTGTTCCGCTGTAACCTCGCGTGTGCAGGCTGCGGCAAGATCCAGTACCCGGCACACATTCTGAAGGCTGAGCTGACGCCCGAACAGTGCTGGGCTGCTGCTGAAGAATGCGATACCCCGATGGTTTCCATCCCGGGTGGAGAACCGCTGCTGCATCCGCAGATGCCGGAGATCGTCGCTGGTCTGGTAGCGCGCAAGAAGTATGTGTACATGTGCACGAACGCGCTGCTGCTGAAGGAAAAGCTGCATCTCTTCAAGCCCTCGAAGTACCTGTCGTTCTCGGTACACGTCGATGGCGAACGCGAGCACCACGACTTCGGCGTTTGCCGCGAGGGTGGCTACGACATCGCAATGGGCGGCATTCGTGCAGCTGTGGATGCGGGCTTCCGCGTCACGACGAACACGACTCTCTTCGATGGCGCTGACCCAAACTCGGTTCGCCGCCACTTCGACCAGCTCATGGAAGCTGGCGTTGAGAGCATGATGGTTTCGCCTGGCTACACGTACGACAAGGCCCCCGACCAGCAGCACTTCCTGGGCAAGGCAAAGTCGCGTCGTATGTTCCGCGCTATCCTTTCGAACCGCAAGAAGAGCTGGGAGTTCAATACACATCCGCTCTTCTCCGAGTTCCTGATGGGCAAACAGAACTTTGAGTGCACACCGTGGGGCATGCCGACGTACTCGATTTTTGGCTGGCAGAAGCCTTGCTACCTGCTGCAGGACGGCTACGCGGACACCTTCCAGGAGTTGATGGAAGCGACCGAGTGGGAGAACTACGGCGCCAAGAGCGGTAACCCGCGTTGCGCGAACTGCATGGTGCACTCTGGTCATGAAGCCTCGGCGGTGGATTACAACTTCAGCTCGCTGAAGGGCTTTATCCAGACCGCAAAGCGCTACATGTTCAAGCCGACCTACGAAGATGCCGATGCGATGAAGCTGCTGAACGAGTGGCCCGCACAGACGCATGGTCCGCTGGTGCAGATCGCTAACGGCAACACCACGAACGTCGTGGTGAAGACGAGCATTCAGGAAACGTCGACCGTTTCGGGCGACTAA
- a CDS encoding glycosyl hydrolase family 39: protein MRARTLALSTAALAGLLLSNAPLRAQQAETLTIDAKAATTPFPHFWEQTFGSGRAILSLRDDYRQDLRTVKSATDFKSVRFHGILMDEVGIYDPDRRTVAFAQMKNSEAVTDGTGEYNFSYLDQIYDGLLAQNVRPFVELSFMPRKLAADTSKVHPFWYHPYVSPPKDYKAWDKMIAAMAQHLVDRYGIDEVATWKFEVWNEPNLDFWGGDPKQATYFELYDHTARAIKSVSPRLVIGGPATAQAAWVTPFLAHVKAENVPIDFVSTHVYANDTADNVLGTNENIPRDKMVWRAVEMVHKQILASPYPKLPLIFSEYNASYANEPNVTDSPYIGPWLANTIRQVDGLVDNMAYWCFSDVFEEGGVVRTPFYGGFGLLAADSIPKASLNDFRILHRLGDRRIAVDSESALATTTKNELSIALWNYAPPVGTGAKYTMPKGPAGPDKVFHLDLKNSPSRDAELWRVDWDHSNVLKEYDAMGRPQGSLTREQITRLQKAGALAAPEHVHLDHGKLDVTVPAQGLAVLLFTK, encoded by the coding sequence ATGCGCGCCCGCACCCTCGCTCTCTCGACCGCCGCTCTTGCCGGACTCCTTTTGTCCAACGCCCCACTTCGTGCTCAGCAAGCCGAAACCCTCACCATCGACGCGAAAGCCGCAACGACTCCCTTTCCCCATTTCTGGGAGCAGACCTTCGGCTCTGGTCGCGCCATCCTCTCCTTGCGTGACGACTACCGTCAGGACCTTCGCACCGTGAAGAGCGCGACCGACTTCAAGTCCGTCCGCTTCCACGGCATTCTCATGGATGAAGTCGGCATCTACGACCCTGACCGCCGCACCGTAGCCTTCGCGCAGATGAAAAACAGCGAAGCCGTCACCGACGGTACGGGCGAATATAACTTCTCGTATCTTGACCAGATCTACGACGGTCTCCTCGCGCAGAACGTTCGTCCGTTCGTCGAGTTGAGCTTCATGCCGCGCAAGCTCGCGGCTGACACGAGCAAGGTGCATCCCTTCTGGTATCACCCCTACGTCTCCCCGCCGAAGGACTACAAAGCCTGGGACAAGATGATTGCTGCGATGGCGCAGCATCTGGTCGACCGGTACGGCATCGACGAAGTTGCTACCTGGAAGTTCGAAGTCTGGAACGAACCCAACCTCGACTTCTGGGGTGGTGATCCGAAGCAGGCAACTTACTTCGAGCTCTACGACCACACCGCACGCGCCATCAAGTCCGTATCGCCGCGTCTTGTGATTGGCGGCCCTGCCACGGCGCAAGCCGCATGGGTCACGCCCTTCCTTGCCCATGTGAAGGCGGAGAATGTTCCTATCGACTTTGTCTCGACCCATGTCTATGCAAACGACACAGCAGACAACGTTCTGGGAACAAATGAAAATATCCCGCGCGACAAGATGGTCTGGCGTGCCGTCGAGATGGTCCACAAGCAGATTCTTGCTTCGCCTTATCCGAAGCTCCCGCTGATCTTCTCTGAGTACAACGCCAGTTATGCGAATGAGCCGAACGTCACGGACTCGCCTTACATCGGGCCGTGGCTTGCAAACACCATCCGCCAGGTCGACGGCCTTGTCGACAACATGGCGTACTGGTGCTTCTCGGATGTCTTCGAAGAAGGCGGTGTCGTTCGCACGCCCTTCTACGGCGGCTTTGGTCTGCTCGCTGCAGATAGCATCCCTAAGGCTTCGCTGAATGACTTCCGCATTCTCCATCGCCTCGGCGATCGCCGCATTGCGGTGGACTCGGAGTCTGCGCTTGCGACGACAACGAAGAACGAGCTTTCGATTGCGCTCTGGAACTACGCGCCTCCGGTCGGCACGGGAGCGAAATACACCATGCCCAAAGGTCCCGCTGGGCCAGATAAGGTATTCCATCTTGACCTGAAGAACTCTCCTTCGCGTGATGCGGAGCTCTGGCGCGTTGACTGGGACCACAGCAACGTCTTGAAAGAGTACGACGCGATGGGACGCCCGCAAGGCTCGCTGACGCGTGAGCAGATCACGCGCCTGCAGAAGGCTGGTGCACTCGCAGCTCCTGAGCATGTCCATCTCGACCATGGCAAGCTCGACGTCACTGTTCCCGCTCAGGGACTCGCTGTTCTTCTCTTCACCAAGTAA
- a CDS encoding NAD-dependent epimerase/dehydratase family protein, whose translation MKLFITGATGFVGSHVARLAAEQGFELRLLVRPTSILTNLPKSAELVTGDLRNPSSFAAALQGVDAVLHVAADYRLWVPDPADMYKANVDGTRELLRLSREAGVRRVVYTSSVATMGFKTDGTIVDETTPVSEADMIGHYKRSKWLGEQEALKAAEAGQDVMILNPTTPIGPMDVKPTPTGRILVDFLNCNFPAYVETGLNLVDVEEIARIHLAALNVGRPGERYILGGENLTLKQILDKLAAISGLPSPSHKVPHSVAMVYAFFEEIFTGKLRGKEPRATVEAVRMGKKMMFASAAKAERELGLRVMPVDDALQAACKWFVANGYAPAPPKSLA comes from the coding sequence ATGAAGCTTTTCATCACCGGAGCTACAGGCTTCGTCGGCTCCCATGTGGCGCGGCTTGCGGCAGAGCAGGGCTTCGAGCTGCGGCTTCTCGTACGGCCAACGTCAATCCTGACCAATTTACCGAAGAGTGCAGAGCTTGTAACAGGCGACCTGCGGAATCCTTCGTCCTTTGCAGCCGCATTGCAGGGTGTGGATGCGGTGCTGCACGTTGCTGCGGATTACCGCCTGTGGGTTCCTGATCCGGCGGACATGTACAAAGCCAATGTAGACGGCACGCGTGAGTTGCTGCGTCTCTCACGCGAAGCTGGCGTGCGTCGCGTGGTGTACACGAGTTCGGTGGCGACGATGGGCTTCAAGACCGACGGCACCATTGTGGACGAGACGACGCCGGTCAGCGAAGCTGACATGATCGGGCATTACAAGCGGTCGAAGTGGCTGGGCGAGCAGGAAGCGCTGAAGGCTGCGGAGGCAGGGCAGGATGTCATGATCCTGAATCCGACGACCCCGATCGGGCCGATGGATGTGAAACCTACGCCTACCGGGCGCATCCTTGTCGACTTTCTGAATTGTAATTTTCCGGCTTATGTTGAGACGGGTTTGAACCTTGTCGACGTCGAAGAGATTGCTCGCATCCATCTTGCGGCTTTGAACGTGGGCCGCCCGGGCGAGCGCTACATCCTTGGCGGAGAGAACCTGACGCTGAAGCAGATTCTGGACAAGCTTGCTGCGATCAGCGGTCTGCCTTCGCCATCGCACAAGGTGCCGCATAGTGTAGCGATGGTGTACGCGTTCTTTGAAGAGATCTTCACGGGCAAGCTGCGCGGTAAAGAGCCGCGAGCAACGGTGGAAGCAGTGCGCATGGGCAAGAAGATGATGTTCGCGTCTGCGGCAAAGGCCGAGCGTGAACTCGGCCTTCGGGTGATGCCTGTGGATGATGCGCTGCAGGCCGCCTGCAAGTGGTTTGTAGCGAATGGCTATGCACCTGCTCCGCCGAAGTCGCTGGCCTAA
- the shc gene encoding squalene--hopene cyclase, giving the protein MSTKQPKFGRMDLGLDKVAEGIRRSAEWLLGQQHEEGYWVGELEADSMLEADYIYMHTLLGTGDPGKMERCINEILRHQNDDGGWSLYPGGPSNVNYGVKCYLALKLMGWAVDHPVMEKARENVLSLGGVVECNTFTKIYLCALGQYDYDAVPAIPPEIILFPNWFYFNIYEMSSWSRGILVPLTVLYAKKPLKKIPDEQSIDELFVGGRKNANLHLRWDKKLFSWRNFFLAWDRLAHFAERFHIRPLRNRALKKVEEWMLARFEMSDGLGAIYPAMLNAIVALRYLGYSPDDPQVIRAMDEFEKLGIDCPEGQPDYPTPTFRMQPCLSPVWDTAQVLSTLGEAGISKDDPRLLKAADWLLSKEVRHKGDWAEKVKNVEPGGWYFEFNNEFYPDVDDTGEVLLALKAVTNPRERYQHEVEQRALNWVLAMQCKEGGWAAFDRDNTKTIFNYIPFADHNAMLDPPTVDITGRILEMLAAYGFTRRDKRVERAIQFILKEQTYDGAWYGRWGVNYLYGTFLVLRGLQAMEFDQYEPAVQQAAEWIRMVQNTDGGWGETCGTYDAPDERGEGPSTPSQTAWALLGLLAAGDTRSDSVAKGIRWLIDRQQTDGSWEELAAGRKGESYYTGTGFPRVFYLGYHLYKQYFPLLALTTYQKALEKEAAEA; this is encoded by the coding sequence ATGAGCACGAAACAGCCAAAATTCGGCCGCATGGACCTTGGTCTCGACAAAGTTGCGGAAGGAATTCGCCGCTCTGCGGAGTGGCTCCTGGGTCAGCAACATGAAGAAGGATACTGGGTCGGTGAACTCGAGGCAGATTCGATGCTCGAGGCCGATTACATCTACATGCACACGCTTCTTGGCACGGGTGACCCCGGCAAGATGGAGCGTTGCATCAACGAGATTCTTCGTCACCAGAATGATGATGGTGGATGGAGCCTGTATCCGGGCGGTCCGTCGAACGTCAACTACGGCGTAAAGTGCTACCTTGCCCTCAAGCTGATGGGATGGGCTGTCGATCATCCCGTGATGGAGAAGGCGCGTGAGAACGTGCTGTCGCTGGGTGGCGTGGTGGAGTGCAATACCTTCACCAAGATCTATCTGTGTGCGCTCGGACAGTACGACTATGACGCGGTTCCGGCGATTCCGCCAGAGATCATCCTGTTCCCGAACTGGTTTTATTTCAATATTTACGAGATGAGCTCCTGGTCGCGTGGCATTCTTGTGCCGCTGACCGTGCTCTACGCCAAGAAGCCGCTCAAGAAGATTCCGGACGAGCAGAGCATTGATGAGCTCTTCGTCGGTGGCCGCAAGAATGCCAATCTTCATCTCCGCTGGGACAAGAAGCTCTTTTCGTGGCGGAACTTCTTCCTGGCATGGGACCGCCTGGCACACTTTGCCGAGCGCTTCCACATTCGACCGCTGCGCAATCGTGCGCTGAAGAAGGTCGAAGAGTGGATGCTGGCCCGCTTCGAGATGTCTGATGGACTCGGCGCAATCTATCCAGCGATGCTGAATGCAATTGTCGCTCTGCGCTACCTCGGCTACTCGCCGGACGATCCGCAGGTCATTCGGGCGATGGATGAGTTTGAAAAGCTTGGGATTGACTGCCCGGAAGGACAACCGGATTACCCGACGCCGACGTTCCGTATGCAGCCGTGCCTTTCGCCAGTCTGGGATACAGCCCAGGTTCTGTCGACGCTTGGCGAGGCTGGGATTTCAAAGGACGATCCGCGCTTGCTGAAGGCTGCGGATTGGCTGCTGTCGAAAGAAGTCCGGCACAAGGGCGACTGGGCGGAGAAGGTCAAGAACGTCGAGCCGGGCGGCTGGTACTTCGAGTTCAACAATGAGTTTTACCCCGATGTGGATGATACTGGGGAAGTTTTGCTCGCGCTGAAGGCAGTCACGAACCCTCGTGAGCGTTATCAGCATGAGGTGGAACAGCGTGCGTTGAACTGGGTGCTGGCGATGCAGTGCAAGGAAGGCGGCTGGGCTGCTTTCGATCGCGATAACACCAAGACGATCTTCAACTACATCCCGTTTGCAGATCATAACGCGATGCTTGACCCACCAACGGTCGACATCACAGGGCGCATTCTTGAGATGCTGGCGGCGTATGGCTTCACGCGTCGGGATAAGCGTGTGGAACGCGCTATCCAGTTCATTCTCAAGGAGCAAACCTACGACGGTGCCTGGTATGGACGCTGGGGAGTCAACTACCTCTACGGCACGTTCCTTGTACTTCGCGGCTTGCAGGCGATGGAGTTCGACCAGTACGAACCCGCCGTACAGCAGGCTGCCGAATGGATTCGCATGGTGCAGAACACCGATGGCGGTTGGGGTGAAACGTGCGGAACGTACGATGCTCCTGATGAGCGCGGCGAAGGTCCTTCGACTCCGTCGCAGACTGCCTGGGCGCTGCTTGGCCTGCTCGCTGCCGGTGATACTCGATCCGATTCGGTTGCCAAGGGCATCCGCTGGTTGATTGATCGCCAGCAGACGGACGGTAGCTGGGAAGAGTTGGCTGCTGGCCGCAAGGGCGAGTCGTACTACACCGGAACGGGCTTCCCACGGGTGTTTTACCTCGGCTATCACCTCTATAAGCAGTACTTCCCGCTGCTGGCGCTGACGACGTATCAGAAGGCGCTGGAAAAGGAAGCTGCAGAAGCGTAA
- a CDS encoding 4-hydroxy-3-methylbut-2-enyl diphosphate reductase, with protein MTLEPTAATPNDNLANTKRVLLLKPRGFCAGVVRAVDIVKIALETFGAPIYVRKEIVHNRYVVDDLRAKGAIFVNELDEVPEGKRVIYSAHGVSPAVRERAKERGLKVIDATCPLVTKVHIEAIKFAKQGYSLVLVGHRDHEEVEGTQGEAPDVTQVVSTPEEVDALVVPDPNRVAYLTQTTLSLDEAATMIDALKKKFPNIAGPHAQDICYATENRQTAVKNVAHGADLVLVVGSRNSSNSNRLVEVSENLGTKSFLIDKAEDIQPEWLDGKQTVAITAGASAPEVLVQEVVGYLQDKGYNSVEEVEVMPENVRFGLPPEIVQAIAAAPKVEPQAAV; from the coding sequence GTGACCCTGGAACCGACCGCCGCCACCCCCAATGACAACCTCGCCAACACCAAGCGTGTGCTGCTGCTAAAGCCCCGTGGATTTTGTGCAGGTGTCGTCCGTGCCGTCGATATTGTGAAGATTGCGCTGGAAACATTCGGCGCCCCTATCTACGTGCGTAAAGAGATCGTACATAACCGCTATGTCGTGGACGACCTGCGCGCCAAGGGCGCGATCTTCGTCAACGAACTGGACGAAGTGCCGGAAGGCAAGCGCGTGATTTACTCCGCACACGGCGTTTCGCCGGCCGTGCGCGAGCGCGCCAAGGAGCGCGGTCTTAAGGTGATCGATGCGACCTGCCCGCTGGTGACCAAGGTCCACATCGAAGCGATCAAGTTTGCCAAGCAGGGCTACTCGCTCGTGCTGGTAGGCCACCGCGACCACGAAGAGGTCGAGGGTACGCAGGGTGAGGCTCCGGACGTGACGCAGGTTGTGTCGACCCCGGAAGAGGTCGACGCTCTGGTTGTTCCCGATCCAAACCGGGTCGCCTACCTGACCCAGACGACGCTCTCGCTCGACGAAGCGGCGACGATGATCGACGCGCTGAAGAAGAAGTTCCCGAACATCGCCGGACCGCACGCGCAGGACATCTGCTACGCGACGGAAAATCGCCAGACAGCTGTAAAGAACGTCGCTCATGGCGCCGATCTGGTGCTGGTGGTTGGCTCACGTAACTCGTCGAACTCGAACCGCCTGGTTGAAGTTTCAGAGAATCTCGGAACGAAGAGCTTCCTGATCGACAAGGCAGAAGACATCCAGCCCGAGTGGCTGGACGGCAAGCAGACGGTGGCGATTACGGCAGGTGCTTCGGCTCCCGAAGTGCTTGTACAGGAAGTTGTCGGCTACCTGCAGGACAAGGGCTACAACTCCGTGGAAGAAGTAGAAGTGATGCCGGAGAACGTTCGCTTCGGACTTCCGCCGGAGATCGTTCAGGCGATCGCGGCGGCCCCGAAGGTTGAACCGCAGGCCGCTGTTTAG
- a CDS encoding MotA/TolQ/ExbB proton channel family protein: MTTAVISLATIWLQDAVDPATAAPVAPPVSAAHSSALLDMIHNSGPVALTVLLILLVMSVFSWAVMIAKWRSFKEADAQNKRFIRAFRKSGRLSEIAAVADQFRPSPLVAVFHEITDEYQRQSGGRGTPPNPQALERAAQTASSESLTTMETRMTWLATIAQIAPFVGLFGTVMGIIDAFHGLGTAGAATLRAVAPGISEALITTAAGLIVAIPAVMGYNQLTARLREFGARMDDFGRELLNAIENAALTSPQSLVNEQRDERRPY, encoded by the coding sequence ATGACTACAGCTGTGATTTCGTTGGCAACGATATGGCTTCAGGATGCGGTTGATCCGGCAACAGCGGCGCCCGTCGCTCCTCCGGTTTCCGCAGCGCACTCCAGCGCTCTGCTGGACATGATCCACAACAGCGGCCCCGTCGCGCTGACCGTGCTCCTGATTCTGCTCGTGATGAGCGTGTTTTCCTGGGCCGTCATGATCGCGAAGTGGCGTTCCTTCAAGGAAGCAGACGCGCAGAACAAGCGCTTCATCCGCGCCTTCCGCAAGAGCGGACGTCTGAGCGAGATTGCGGCAGTTGCTGACCAGTTCCGCCCCAGCCCCCTCGTGGCTGTCTTCCATGAGATCACCGACGAGTACCAGCGCCAGAGCGGAGGCCGTGGCACGCCACCGAATCCGCAGGCTCTCGAGCGTGCCGCGCAAACCGCGTCCAGCGAGTCGCTGACCACGATGGAGACGCGCATGACCTGGCTCGCCACCATTGCTCAGATCGCGCCCTTTGTCGGCCTCTTCGGCACAGTCATGGGCATCATTGACGCCTTCCACGGCCTCGGCACCGCTGGCGCAGCCACGCTGCGCGCTGTGGCCCCGGGCATCTCGGAAGCCCTCATTACCACCGCCGCTGGTCTTATCGTCGCGATCCCCGCTGTCATGGGCTACAACCAGCTCACGGCGCGTCTGCGCGAGTTCGGCGCACGCATGGACGACTTCGGTCGCGAGCTTCTCAACGCCATTGAGAACGCCGCCCTGACGTCTCCTCAATCCCTCGTGAACGAGCAGCGCGATGAGCGGAGGCCGTACTAA